The following proteins are co-located in the Flavobacterium sp. CECT 9288 genome:
- a CDS encoding chloride channel protein, giving the protein MDFSKYQQKIASLIMWSLICTLIGIFSGSASALLLFSLDWVTQLFTLYKTLFWLLPIGGLLIGLLYHYLGNESNKGNNLLLIAYENPETRVPLRMGFLVFLGTLMTHLLGGSAGREGTAVQMGGAIAYQFNKIKKISNTESQILILLGISAGFASVFGTPLAGAFFALEIVGFKRITLKSILSVFLVAFIANYTVDLWQIEHSVYYIFEIPNITFKTLLWVLVAGLLFGLTAMLYSKSAHYWNRLFSVTFPFAPWRPLVGGSFLVILFYCFDMTRYTGLGLPVIAESFTTPSLPEDFLLKIIITGITLGSGFKGGEVTPLFFIGATLGSALSLFIPLPISLLAGMGFVALLSGATHTPIACTLMGIELFGIEAGLLLCIACSTAYFCSGSTGIYKSQLKTGLKYTLYAFCFKKIRLLRGV; this is encoded by the coding sequence ATGGATTTTTCTAAATATCAACAAAAAATAGCATCCCTAATAATGTGGTCCCTCATTTGTACCCTTATTGGGATATTCTCGGGATCTGCCTCTGCCCTGCTTTTGTTTAGTCTTGATTGGGTTACACAACTATTCACGCTTTACAAAACATTGTTTTGGTTGCTTCCAATAGGCGGACTGTTAATAGGATTATTATACCACTACCTAGGCAACGAAAGCAACAAAGGAAACAACCTACTATTGATTGCTTATGAAAATCCTGAAACAAGAGTTCCTTTACGAATGGGATTTTTAGTTTTTTTGGGCACATTAATGACTCATCTTTTGGGAGGATCTGCAGGTAGAGAAGGTACTGCAGTTCAAATGGGAGGAGCAATAGCATATCAATTCAATAAAATAAAAAAAATCTCAAATACGGAATCTCAAATATTAATACTTCTAGGAATTAGTGCGGGATTTGCATCGGTTTTTGGGACACCTCTAGCAGGCGCATTTTTTGCATTAGAAATTGTTGGTTTTAAAAGAATAACACTAAAAAGCATCTTATCTGTATTTTTAGTAGCCTTTATAGCGAATTATACCGTAGACCTTTGGCAAATAGAACATAGCGTTTATTATATTTTTGAAATTCCAAATATCACATTTAAAACACTTTTATGGGTTTTAGTTGCTGGACTTCTTTTTGGCTTGACCGCAATGCTTTATTCAAAAAGTGCTCATTACTGGAATCGATTGTTTAGCGTTACTTTTCCATTTGCTCCTTGGAGACCTCTTGTGGGAGGCTCGTTTCTTGTTATCCTTTTTTACTGTTTTGATATGACACGCTATACAGGACTAGGACTACCCGTAATTGCAGAATCCTTTACAACACCTAGTTTGCCAGAAGATTTTTTATTAAAAATAATTATAACCGGAATCACATTAGGAAGTGGTTTTAAGGGTGGAGAAGTTACTCCGTTATTTTTTATAGGTGCCACACTAGGTAGCGCGTTATCCCTTTTTATTCCCTTACCCATAAGCTTGCTTGCTGGAATGGGATTTGTTGCCTTATTATCTGGCGCTACACATACACCTATAGCTTGTACATTAATGGGGATAGAACTTTTTGGGATTGAGGCTGGTTTATTATTATGTATTGCTTGTAGTACGGCCTATTTTTGTTCAGGTTCTACCGGGATTTACAAATCTCAATTAAAAACAGGACTAAAATATACGTTGTATGCCTTTTGTTTTAAAAAAATACGGTTATTAAGAGGTGTATAA
- a CDS encoding bifunctional oligoribonuclease/PAP phosphatase NrnA: MKIQDIQAVQELLSTPKKIAIIPHRGPDGDAMGSTLGLYHFLLKNHHYPTVISPNEFPDFLAWMPGADKIKIYEKDRENCTALLQEAELIFTLDFNALHRTGEMENVLAQLQSPFIMIDHHQNPDDYAAVTYSDTAFGSTCEMLYNFITALGKKDDIDFTIGTCIYTGILTDSGSFKFPKTTGTTHRIVAELIDLGVQNTEIPSLLFDNSSYGRLQILGRALQNMIIYPEFKTAYTTLTQEELNSFNYIKGDTEGIVNYGLSIQGIHFAAIFIENKEEKIIKISFRSQGDFDVNQFAREHFNGGGHRNAAGGKSELTMEETQKKFEDLLTKISI; the protein is encoded by the coding sequence ATGAAAATACAAGACATTCAAGCCGTACAAGAGTTGTTATCAACGCCTAAAAAAATTGCAATAATCCCGCACCGAGGTCCAGATGGCGATGCGATGGGTTCTACATTAGGACTTTATCATTTTTTACTAAAAAACCACCACTACCCTACTGTAATTTCTCCTAATGAGTTCCCTGATTTTCTAGCTTGGATGCCGGGAGCTGACAAAATTAAAATTTACGAGAAGGATAGAGAAAACTGCACAGCACTATTACAAGAAGCTGAACTAATTTTTACATTAGATTTTAATGCTTTGCACAGAACTGGAGAAATGGAAAATGTGTTAGCACAGCTTCAATCTCCATTTATCATGATTGATCATCATCAAAATCCAGATGACTACGCTGCTGTTACCTACTCTGACACCGCATTTGGATCAACTTGTGAAATGCTTTATAATTTTATTACCGCTTTAGGTAAAAAGGATGACATCGATTTCACAATAGGTACTTGTATCTATACGGGAATACTTACTGATTCTGGTTCGTTTAAATTTCCTAAAACCACTGGAACAACACATAGAATTGTTGCAGAACTAATTGATTTAGGCGTTCAAAATACAGAAATCCCGAGTTTACTATTTGACAATAGTTCTTATGGAAGACTCCAAATATTAGGTAGAGCGCTTCAAAACATGATTATCTATCCAGAATTTAAGACTGCTTATACAACACTTACTCAAGAGGAACTGAACTCTTTTAATTATATAAAAGGAGACACTGAGGGAATTGTAAATTATGGTCTAAGCATACAAGGAATACATTTTGCAGCTATCTTTATAGAAAATAAAGAAGAAAAAATTATTAAAATTTCGTTTCGTTCACAAGGTGATTTTGATGTTAATCAATTTGCAAGAGAACACTTTAACGGCGGTGGACATCGCAATGCCGCTGGAGGAAAATCAGAACTTACGATGGAAGAAACCCAAAAGAAATTTGAAGATTTACTAACAAAAATAAGCATCTAA
- the gldI gene encoding gliding motility-associated peptidyl-prolyl isomerase GldI, which yields MKNSNLIAVVFFLFLLLSGCKQHQDARRPISQSSGSFMKKSILRNKKLVATEESQIQNVIKNNPSTVYLASKKGYWYSYEARNTIDTLTPKKGDVALFDYEIKDLKGTLIYSQEELKPQVYYVDKQNIMMGLRDGIKLMHRNEKVNFLFPSNMAYGYHGDDKKIDTNQPIICTVTLRDFKPEVAYKKEVLQTVAPTTDVIAKKASNPITKEKDTITP from the coding sequence ATGAAAAACAGCAACCTAATTGCAGTTGTATTCTTTTTATTTCTTTTACTTTCGGGCTGCAAACAGCATCAGGATGCTAGAAGACCTATTTCCCAATCGTCTGGGAGTTTTATGAAAAAATCGATTCTGCGCAATAAAAAATTGGTTGCAACAGAGGAAAGTCAGATACAAAACGTTATCAAAAACAATCCAAGTACAGTATACTTGGCATCAAAAAAAGGTTACTGGTACTCGTATGAAGCAAGAAATACAATTGACACCCTCACTCCTAAAAAAGGAGACGTTGCTTTGTTTGACTATGAAATTAAGGATTTAAAAGGCACCTTGATTTACTCTCAAGAAGAACTAAAACCACAAGTGTATTATGTTGATAAACAAAATATAATGATGGGTTTACGTGACGGAATCAAATTAATGCATCGTAATGAGAAAGTAAATTTTTTATTCCCCTCAAATATGGCTTACGGCTATCATGGTGACGATAAAAAAATAGATACAAACCAACCAATTATTTGTACCGTTACATTGCGAGATTTTAAACCCGAAGTGGCGTATAAAAAAGAAGTTCTACAAACTGTTGCACCTACAACTGACGTTATTGCAAAAAAAGCCTCTAACCCTATAACCAAAGAAAAAGATACTATAACTCCATAA
- a CDS encoding peptidylprolyl isomerase has protein sequence MKKKIVIALLAIASLYSCKNDHSNLPDGLYAQIETNKGEIIVQLDFEKAPITVANYVALAEGKNEFVTNENLKKKPFFDGLKFHRVIADFMIQTGDPLGTGSGDTGYKFKDEFNDLRFDKGGVLAMANNGPMTNSSQFFITHLATPWLDGKHTIFGHVVEKGMEVVNKIQQDDYIKSVTIIRNGEAAKKFNAVKVFTDYFAVESENQKKKAAIEAENKRVYNEKYKVVREQKVASFAVLKSKATTTPSGLQYVITKKSGGKKPSNGTPVFIHYAGFLEDGELFDASIESVSKAFGKYDENRAAQNGYQPIPFQAGRKDGMIPGFIEGIEQLSFGDKAVIFIPSRLGYGAAGAGGVIPPNANIIFEIELLEKN, from the coding sequence ATGAAAAAAAAGATCGTAATTGCGCTACTAGCGATAGCCTCATTGTATTCCTGTAAAAATGATCATTCCAATTTACCTGATGGATTGTATGCTCAAATTGAAACTAACAAAGGGGAGATTATTGTACAACTGGATTTTGAAAAAGCACCTATAACCGTTGCAAACTATGTGGCACTTGCCGAAGGAAAAAATGAGTTTGTAACGAATGAAAATTTAAAAAAGAAACCTTTTTTTGATGGTTTAAAATTTCATAGAGTCATTGCTGATTTTATGATACAAACCGGAGATCCACTAGGAACCGGTTCAGGCGATACAGGATATAAATTTAAGGATGAATTCAATGACTTACGATTTGATAAAGGTGGAGTTCTAGCTATGGCCAATAACGGACCTATGACCAATAGCAGCCAATTTTTTATCACACATCTTGCAACCCCTTGGCTAGACGGAAAGCATACCATTTTTGGTCATGTGGTAGAAAAAGGTATGGAAGTTGTCAATAAAATTCAACAAGATGATTACATCAAATCTGTAACGATCATTAGAAATGGTGAAGCTGCTAAGAAATTTAATGCGGTAAAAGTTTTTACCGACTATTTTGCAGTAGAGTCTGAAAATCAAAAGAAAAAAGCCGCTATTGAAGCTGAAAACAAGCGCGTTTATAATGAAAAATACAAAGTGGTAAGAGAGCAAAAAGTAGCAAGTTTTGCTGTATTGAAATCAAAAGCTACAACAACCCCTTCCGGTTTACAATATGTAATTACTAAAAAAAGCGGAGGTAAAAAACCATCTAATGGCACTCCTGTTTTTATACACTATGCGGGATTTCTTGAAGATGGAGAGCTTTTTGATGCAAGTATAGAGAGTGTTTCAAAAGCATTTGGAAAATACGATGAAAACAGAGCAGCTCAAAATGGATATCAACCTATTCCTTTTCAAGCAGGAAGAAAAGATGGCATGATTCCTGGTTTCATTGAAGGAATAGAACAATTATCTTTTGGAGACAAGGCTGTAATTTTTATTCCGTCCCGTTTGGGATATGGTGCTGCTGGTGCAGGAGGAGTTATACCGCCAAACGCCAATATTATTTTTGAAATTGAACTTTTAGAAAAAAATTAA
- a CDS encoding peptidylprolyl isomerase, translating into MKFKYLFLLLLGCITIQAQTGKKITPVKKPSTTAKAVVKKPTEAEGIFVTIATNKGNIELELAYQKTPVTVANFIALAEGKNTFVKPENLKGKPFFDGLKFHRVIKDFMIQGGDPSGNGSGGPGYAFKDEITDLKHNKPGILSMANAGPATNGSQFFITHKETPWLDGKHTVFGHVTSGMEIVNAIAQDDVITKVTVVRKGALAKKFDAVKVISDYFNFKTEDQKKIEAVKAAKKTYLSTIKATATTTPSGLAYKIVENGTGVKPANGATFYFNYAGYFEDGSLFDSSYENVNKAYGKYDERRAAQNGYKAFPFVAGKKDGMIAGFIEGLENMGFGDKAVVFIPSNLAYGERGANGVIPPNTMLIFELEMLEKEPIK; encoded by the coding sequence ATGAAATTTAAATATCTGTTTTTACTACTTCTGGGATGTATTACTATCCAAGCTCAAACTGGAAAAAAAATAACACCAGTAAAAAAACCAAGTACTACAGCAAAGGCAGTTGTAAAAAAACCAACTGAAGCAGAAGGTATCTTTGTAACTATTGCAACTAATAAAGGAAACATAGAATTAGAACTTGCGTACCAAAAAACACCAGTGACAGTTGCAAATTTTATAGCACTTGCCGAAGGAAAAAATACATTTGTAAAACCCGAAAACCTAAAAGGCAAACCTTTTTTTGATGGGTTAAAATTTCACCGCGTTATCAAAGATTTCATGATTCAAGGTGGTGATCCTTCTGGAAATGGATCAGGTGGTCCAGGATATGCTTTTAAAGATGAAATTACTGATTTAAAGCATAATAAACCAGGAATCTTATCTATGGCAAATGCTGGACCTGCAACAAATGGAAGCCAATTTTTTATTACACATAAAGAAACGCCTTGGTTAGATGGTAAACATACTGTTTTTGGTCATGTAACCTCTGGAATGGAAATTGTAAACGCTATTGCGCAAGATGATGTGATTACAAAAGTAACCGTGGTTAGAAAAGGGGCTTTGGCAAAGAAATTTGATGCTGTAAAAGTAATTTCAGATTATTTTAATTTCAAAACTGAAGATCAAAAAAAGATTGAGGCTGTTAAAGCTGCAAAGAAAACTTACCTATCTACAATAAAAGCTACAGCTACTACCACTCCATCTGGATTAGCTTACAAGATAGTTGAAAATGGAACAGGTGTAAAACCAGCTAATGGAGCTACATTTTATTTTAATTACGCAGGCTATTTTGAAGATGGTTCTTTATTTGACAGCAGTTATGAGAATGTGAATAAAGCCTACGGTAAGTATGATGAAAGAAGAGCGGCTCAAAACGGATACAAAGCATTTCCATTTGTAGCAGGGAAAAAAGACGGTATGATTGCTGGCTTTATTGAGGGTCTTGAAAACATGGGTTTTGGGGATAAAGCAGTTGTTTTTATACCTTCAAATTTGGCTTATGGTGAACGTGGTGCTAATGGAGTGATACCGCCAAATACCATGCTTATTTTTGAATTAGAAATGCTTGAAAAAGAACCCATAAAATAA
- a CDS encoding pitrilysin family protein translates to MKTNKLLLYCLVVFSAINTYSQKKDSKEFKVDFEKFTLDNGLQVILHIDKSDPVVAVALTSHVGSAREIQGRTGFAHLFEHLLFLESENLGKGGLDKMSARIGGEGANGSTSRDRTNYFQTVPKDALEKMIWAEADKLGFFINTVTEPVLAKEKQVVKNEKRQSYDNRPYGHNFSVISKNLYPSTHPYNWDVIGSLEDLQNATLDDVKNFYKRWYVPNNVTLTIAGDIDVNQTKIWVEKYFGEIKRGDAIPKMEKQAVVLPATKKLYYEDNFAKLPQLTLTWPSVYEYHPDSYALEVLANYLSKGKKAPLYKTLVEDKKITDAADVFQYNSEIAGQYMLSVTAFDKTNLNEVMNGVNEAFSKFETEGISQQDLDRIKAGQETAFYNNLSSVLGKGFQLAQYEIFAGTPEYINQDVKNILAVTRDDVMRVYKKYIQNKPFVATSFVPKGEKNLILDGSILADVVEEKIIEGKEDSFDASIAATYEKTPSKFDRSIEPAYGASPDVILPVVWKDKMPSGMSILGIENYEVPLVQFQLQIKGGLLLENSEKIGVSNMLAELMTKGTANKTPEQLENAIESLGASIKATASDEAISIYGTTLAKNYTATMALVQEILLQPRWDTKEFELIKQSTLSQIMQQKADPNYIARIEFKKLLFGTSILSNNRIGSEKTVSSITIDDLKNYFTTNMPPSNVNFHVVGAVNKNSVSNSLKIISKNWSTKNIVIPTNANTTAISSSQVYFYDVPGAKQSVIRIGYPALAATDSDYYPAQILNYRLGGGSFASQLTQELREGKGYTYGISSMFMGSVNKGFFAVSSGVRSNVTFESVALVKDILQKYGANFNANDLDVTKSYLIKSNARAFETLSSKLEMLYDISNYSYTDDYAKKQENIVKNITIDDIKTLAKKYLDPNKMIYLIVGDAETQLKKLEQLGFGTPKLINSPKPN, encoded by the coding sequence ATGAAAACAAACAAGTTGCTCCTGTATTGCTTAGTAGTTTTTAGTGCAATCAATACCTACTCCCAAAAAAAAGATTCAAAAGAATTTAAAGTTGATTTTGAAAAATTCACTTTAGACAATGGCTTACAAGTCATTTTGCATATTGATAAATCAGATCCTGTTGTTGCTGTTGCATTAACTAGTCACGTAGGTTCTGCAAGAGAAATACAAGGAAGAACTGGATTTGCACATTTATTTGAGCATTTACTTTTCCTTGAATCTGAAAATTTAGGAAAAGGAGGGCTTGATAAAATGAGTGCTCGCATAGGCGGAGAGGGTGCAAATGGATCTACTAGCCGAGATAGAACCAATTATTTTCAAACTGTACCAAAAGATGCACTTGAAAAAATGATTTGGGCTGAAGCAGATAAGCTTGGTTTTTTTATCAACACCGTAACAGAACCCGTTCTTGCTAAAGAAAAACAAGTTGTAAAAAATGAAAAAAGACAAAGTTATGACAACAGGCCTTATGGTCATAATTTCTCTGTGATATCAAAAAATTTATATCCGTCTACTCATCCTTACAACTGGGATGTAATAGGATCTCTTGAAGATTTACAGAACGCAACATTAGATGATGTTAAGAATTTTTACAAGCGCTGGTATGTCCCTAACAATGTCACACTAACAATTGCAGGAGATATTGATGTAAACCAAACCAAAATTTGGGTAGAAAAATATTTTGGCGAAATAAAACGTGGCGACGCTATCCCAAAAATGGAAAAACAAGCTGTTGTTTTACCTGCTACCAAAAAACTGTACTACGAAGACAATTTTGCAAAACTTCCACAACTTACTCTTACATGGCCATCAGTTTATGAATACCATCCAGACAGCTATGCCCTAGAAGTTCTTGCCAATTATCTTTCAAAAGGTAAAAAAGCTCCTTTGTACAAAACCTTAGTAGAAGATAAAAAAATTACTGACGCAGCAGATGTTTTTCAGTACAACTCTGAAATAGCAGGACAATACATGCTTAGCGTTACCGCTTTTGATAAAACAAATTTAAATGAGGTCATGAATGGTGTCAACGAAGCTTTTTCAAAATTTGAAACTGAAGGTATTTCGCAACAAGATTTAGATAGGATTAAAGCAGGACAAGAAACTGCCTTTTATAACAATTTATCAAGTGTTTTAGGAAAAGGATTTCAACTTGCACAATACGAGATATTTGCTGGAACACCAGAATATATTAATCAAGATGTCAAAAATATATTAGCTGTTACCCGTGATGATGTAATGCGCGTGTATAAAAAATACATTCAAAACAAACCATTTGTAGCAACTAGTTTTGTTCCAAAAGGAGAAAAAAATTTAATTTTAGATGGCTCCATATTGGCCGATGTAGTTGAAGAAAAAATCATTGAAGGCAAAGAAGACTCTTTTGATGCAAGTATAGCTGCTACTTATGAAAAAACTCCTTCGAAATTTGACCGAAGCATTGAACCAGCATACGGCGCTAGTCCAGATGTAATTTTACCAGTTGTTTGGAAAGATAAAATGCCATCAGGAATGTCTATATTAGGAATTGAAAATTACGAAGTGCCATTAGTACAATTTCAATTGCAAATTAAAGGAGGCTTATTGCTAGAAAATTCAGAAAAAATTGGAGTTTCAAACATGCTTGCCGAGCTTATGACCAAAGGAACCGCAAATAAAACACCTGAACAATTAGAAAATGCTATTGAGAGTCTTGGTGCTTCTATAAAAGCAACAGCAAGTGATGAAGCTATTTCAATTTACGGCACCACACTAGCAAAAAACTATACCGCTACTATGGCATTAGTACAAGAAATTTTATTACAACCACGATGGGATACCAAAGAATTTGAACTTATAAAACAAAGTACACTGAGTCAAATAATGCAGCAAAAAGCAGATCCTAATTATATTGCTCGAATTGAGTTTAAAAAATTACTTTTTGGCACATCTATTTTATCTAATAATCGTATTGGATCTGAAAAAACCGTTAGTTCAATTACTATAGATGACTTGAAAAACTATTTCACTACGAATATGCCTCCTTCAAATGTTAATTTTCATGTAGTTGGAGCCGTGAATAAAAACAGTGTTTCAAACTCCTTAAAAATAATAAGTAAAAATTGGAGTACTAAAAATATTGTTATTCCAACAAATGCCAATACAACAGCTATTTCAAGCTCACAAGTCTATTTTTATGATGTTCCAGGAGCTAAACAATCTGTAATAAGAATTGGCTATCCAGCTCTTGCTGCTACTGACTCGGACTATTATCCCGCTCAAATTTTAAATTACCGCTTGGGAGGAGGCAGTTTTGCCTCACAATTAACACAAGAATTACGTGAAGGAAAAGGATACACATATGGTATTAGCTCCATGTTTATGGGATCTGTAAATAAAGGATTTTTTGCAGTATCGAGTGGTGTTCGTTCTAATGTTACATTTGAATCTGTTGCATTAGTTAAAGATATTTTACAAAAATACGGTGCTAATTTCAATGCAAATGATCTCGATGTTACTAAAAGTTATTTGATCAAAAGTAATGCTAGAGCTTTTGAAACATTATCATCAAAACTTGAAATGCTCTATGACATTAGTAATTACAGTTACACGGATGATTACGCAAAAAAACAAGAAAATATTGTAAAAAATATTACAATAGATGATATAAAAACGCTTGCGAAAAAATATTTAGATCCAAATAAAATGATTTATCTCATTGTAGGTGATGCTGAAACGCAATTGAAAAAATTAGAACAATTAGGTTTTGGCACACCAAAATTAATTAACAGCCCAAAACCAAATTAA
- a CDS encoding AIR synthase related protein, with the protein MSSDTSKRYALRGVSASKEDVHNAIKNIDKGLFPQAFCKIVPDYLTQDKEYCLIMHADGAGTKSSLAYMYWKETGDLSVWKGIAQDALIMNIDDLLCVGATDNILLSSTIGRNKNLIPAEVISAIIKGTEELIKELDSYGVTIHSTGGETADVGDIVRTIIVDSTVTARMKRSKVIDNANIKAGDVIVGLASFGQATYEKSYNGGMGSNGLTSARHDVFEKYLATKYPESFDAAVPEALIYSGQVKLTDAVANSPIDAGQLVLSPTRTYAPIIKKILDTYSSNEIHGMVHCSGGAQTKILHFVNNLHIIKDNLFPVPPLFQLIQEQSKTDWKEMYQVFNCGHRMELYVSEAVAQDIIAISKSFDVDAQIVGRVEDSGTKKLTIKSEYGTFEY; encoded by the coding sequence ATGAGTTCAGATACTTCAAAAAGGTATGCACTTCGCGGTGTTTCGGCATCTAAAGAAGATGTGCACAACGCCATTAAAAACATTGATAAAGGCTTATTTCCACAAGCTTTCTGCAAAATTGTACCCGATTATTTAACACAAGACAAGGAGTATTGCCTGATTATGCATGCTGATGGAGCAGGTACTAAATCTTCATTGGCCTACATGTATTGGAAAGAAACCGGTGATCTTTCTGTATGGAAAGGTATTGCTCAAGATGCATTAATAATGAATATTGATGACTTATTGTGTGTAGGGGCAACCGATAATATTTTACTTTCATCAACCATTGGAAGAAATAAAAATCTAATTCCAGCCGAAGTAATTTCAGCAATTATTAAAGGTACCGAGGAGTTAATAAAAGAGCTTGATTCTTATGGTGTAACTATTCATTCTACAGGTGGTGAAACGGCTGATGTAGGTGATATTGTGCGCACTATAATTGTAGATTCAACGGTTACAGCGCGCATGAAGCGTTCAAAAGTAATTGATAATGCTAATATTAAAGCGGGCGATGTTATTGTAGGTTTAGCTTCTTTTGGTCAAGCAACTTATGAAAAAAGTTACAATGGCGGAATGGGAAGTAACGGACTTACATCAGCCCGTCATGATGTTTTCGAAAAATATTTAGCGACAAAATATCCTGAGAGTTTTGATGCTGCAGTTCCAGAAGCACTGATTTATTCGGGCCAAGTAAAATTAACAGATGCAGTTGCAAATTCGCCTATAGATGCAGGACAATTGGTGCTTTCGCCTACGCGAACGTATGCACCTATCATCAAGAAAATTTTAGATACATATTCGTCAAATGAAATACATGGTATGGTACATTGTAGCGGTGGTGCCCAAACCAAAATTTTACATTTTGTAAACAATTTACACATTATAAAGGATAATTTATTTCCTGTACCACCATTGTTCCAATTAATTCAAGAACAATCTAAAACCGATTGGAAAGAAATGTATCAGGTTTTCAACTGCGGCCATCGAATGGAGCTTTATGTCTCTGAGGCAGTTGCACAAGATATCATTGCGATTTCAAAATCATTCGATGTTGATGCACAAATTGTAGGTAGAGTAGAAGATTCTGGAACAAAAAAGCTTACCATAAAAAGTGAATATGGAACTTTTGAATATTAA
- a CDS encoding OmpA family protein — translation MNSQEKHILYFDLDQDQPNVHSQRVFQKWLDKNKEVNVIKIEGYCDSTASNQYNKQLALRRAVNVQKHLIRNNFLLDSTLVIVNIGEDFLGATQEFINRKVIVYYQKKSNSKVQEVFVSKLNQSGVADLSKSPKNNNDNNTLISQIQQAKVGDFVTLQNINFKFNSEVMVNSSMVNLDELLQIMRSQLSLNIEIHGHICCNPDPNDVKLSNRRAKSVHDYLIKNGIQQRRLAYKGYGSNKPIFTLPEKNEIQRAANRRVEILILQK, via the coding sequence ATGAATTCTCAGGAGAAACATATACTGTATTTTGATTTAGACCAAGATCAACCTAATGTTCATTCGCAAAGAGTTTTTCAAAAATGGTTGGATAAAAATAAAGAAGTTAATGTGATTAAAATTGAAGGATATTGTGATAGTACTGCATCAAATCAGTACAATAAGCAATTAGCACTTAGGCGCGCTGTAAACGTGCAAAAGCACTTAATACGTAACAATTTTTTATTAGATAGTACTCTAGTTATTGTTAATATTGGAGAAGATTTTTTAGGAGCAACACAAGAATTTATCAATAGGAAAGTAATTGTATATTATCAAAAAAAATCTAATTCTAAAGTTCAAGAAGTATTCGTAAGTAAATTAAATCAAAGTGGGGTTGCAGATCTATCTAAATCCCCAAAAAACAATAATGATAACAACACCTTAATTTCACAAATTCAACAAGCTAAAGTAGGTGATTTTGTTACTTTGCAAAATATAAATTTTAAATTTAACTCAGAGGTTATGGTCAATTCCTCAATGGTGAATTTGGATGAGCTGTTACAAATTATGAGGAGTCAACTCAGTTTAAATATTGAAATTCACGGTCATATTTGCTGTAATCCAGATCCAAATGATGTGAAGTTATCCAATCGTCGCGCAAAATCGGTTCATGATTATTTAATTAAAAATGGAATTCAACAAAGGAGATTGGCATACAAAGGTTATGGTAGCAATAAACCTATCTTTACATTACCAGAAAAAAACGAAATACAACGTGCAGCTAATAGAAGAGTAGAGATTTTAATCCTTCAAAAATAG